In the genome of Triticum urartu cultivar G1812 chromosome 5, Tu2.1, whole genome shotgun sequence, one region contains:
- the LOC125508125 gene encoding dual specificity protein kinase shkD: protein MESSGEELLKKIRQLEVGQAQLKQEMSKFALPPTGGGGERRRSQSVSPSRGAPPHPAPAPAPSRRLSGGLDAGPRAWGRGSASFSHSSPLQREGRAAAEGGATGAGLAERQYRRVLQSLGQSVHILDLDGRIIYWNRSAENLYGYPASEVLGQDALMLLVDSRDLSVVNDMFRRISLGESWTGKFPVKNKAGDRFLAVGTNTPFYDEDGSLVGIICVSSDSRTLEQILSGPSTSARSHSESSSPSCCDGSCSNSNRKASLLNRNPFDPQQSTIASKITNLANKVTNKVRSRVKMDENGMVREGGSGESQCSDRDNKEGPSSGPSTPRGDAPHGAFGTEENSPGKSTKTNGDESEAKIGLHKILSSKAEALLNKKGITWPWKGRENDVPDCRNQVTWPSLHSEQENGQNHPKVSDTQLAEYNQPNKNEASGSWSSFNNNSSSSASSTGSTNSSALYKIDHEADCLDYEILWEDLVIGEQVGQGSCGTVYHALWYGSDVGVKVFSRQEYSEEVIQAFRQEVSLMKKLRHPNILLFMGAVTSPHRLCIVTEFLPRGSLFRLLQRSTTKLDWRRRVHMALDVARGMNYLHHYSPPIIHRDLKSSNLLVDKNWTVKVADFGLSRLKRETYLTTKTGKGTPQWMAPEVLRNEPSDEKSDVYSYGVILWELVTQKIPWENLNSMQVIGAVGFMNQRLEIPSETDPYWTSLILSCWETDPQSRPSFQELLEKLRELQRKYAVQNQAQRNASAAAKNSIIEE from the exons ATGGAATCCAGCGGGGAGGAGCTCCTGAAGAAGATCCGGCAGCTGGAGGTGGGCCAGGCGCAGCTCAAGCAGGAGATGTCCAAGTTCGCGCTGCCGCCGACCGGCGGCGGAGGGGAGCGCCGGCGCTCGCAGTCCGTCTCCCCCAGCCGCGGTGCGCCGCCTCATCctgcgccggcgccggcgccctCGAGGCGGCTCTCCGGGGGGCTTGATGCAGGCCCGCGGGCGTGGGGCCGTGGCTCCGCGTCCTTCTCGCACTCGTCGCCGCTGCAGCGGGAAGGCCGTGccgcggcggagggcggcgccaCGGGCGCTGGGCTGGCGGAGCGGCAGTACCGCAGGGTGCTCCAGTCGCTGGGGCAGTCCGTCCACATTCTTGACCTCGATGGAAGGATCATATACTG GAATCGGTCTGCAGAGAATCTCTATGGTTATCCTGCATCAGAAGTACTTGGTCAGGATGCACTCATGCTGCTGGTTGATTCCCGTGACCTCAGTGTGGTAAATGATATGTTTCGACGTATTTCTTTGGGTGAGAGTTGGACTGGGAAGTTTCCAGTTAAGAACAAGGCAGGGGATAGGTTTTTAGCTGTTGGCACCAACACTCCATTTTATGATGAGGATGGCAGTTTGGTGGGCATTATTTGTGTTTCAAGTGATTCACGCACATTGGAGCAGATACTCAGTGGACCTTCAACCTCTGCAAGGTCCCATTCAGAATCATCTAGCCCCTCCTGTTGTGATGGCAGTTGCAGCAACAGTAATCGAAAAGCCAGTTTGTTGAACAGAAATCCGTTTGATCCCCAGCAGTCTACTATAGCCTCCAAGATAACAAATTTG GCTAACAAGGTCACAAATAAAGTTCGTTCGAGGGTCAAGATGGATGAGAATGGCATGGTACGGGAAGGTGGCAGTGGTGAGAGTCAGTGTTCTGATCGTGATAACAAGGAAGGTCCATCTAGTGGACCAAGTACACCAAGAGGAGATGCACCACATGGTGCCTTCGGCACGGAAGAGAATTCCCCTGGGAAATCAACCAAAACAAACGGTGATGAATCAGAAGCGAAAATAGGTCTCCACAAGATCTTGAGTTCAAAAGCAGAGGCATTGttgaacaagaaagggataacATGGCCTTGGAAAGGGCGGGAGAATGATGTGCCTGACTGCAGAAATCAGGTGACCTGGCCATCGTTGCATAGTGAGCAAGAGAATGGCCAGAATCATCCGAAAGTCTCTGACACTCAATTGGCTGAATACAACCAACCTAACAAAAACGAGGCATCAGGTTCCTGGTCTTCTTTCAACAATAACAGCTCAAGTAGTGCAAGCAGCACTGGAAGTACCAATAGTAGTGCTCTATACAAAATCGACCATGAAGCAGACTGTCTGGATTATGAAATCCTGTGGGAAGATCTTGTAATTGGAGAACAAGTAGGCCAAG GCTCCTGTGGGACAGTATACCATGCTTTGTGGTATGGCTCG GATGTGGGTGTGAAAGTTTTCTCCAGGCAGGAATATTCGGAGGAAGTAATACAGGCCTTTCGACAAGAG GTATCCCTTATGAAGAAATTACGCCATCCTAATATACTGCTCTTCATGGGTGCGGTTACATCTCCACACCGCCTTTGTATTGTTACCGAGTTCCTCCCACG TGGAAGTTTATTTCGCTTACTTCAAAGAAGCACTACCAAGTTGGATTGGAGACGACGTGTTCACATGGCTTTAGATGTT GCAAGGGGCATGAATTATCTTCATCACTATAGCCCACCTATCATTCATCGAGATTTAAAGTCGTCAAATCTGCTGGTTGATAAGAACTGGACTGTTAAG GTTGCAGATTTTGGTCTTTCACGTCTCAAGCGTGAAACTTATCTCACAACAAAAACAGGAAAAGGAACG CCACAATGGATGGCTCCAGAGGTATTGCGCAATGAACCTTCAGATGAGAA GTCTGATGTGTATAGCTATGGGGTGATCCTATGGGAACTTGTCACTCAGAAGATACCGTGGGAAAATCTCAATTCAATGCAG GTCATTGGTGCAGTAGGTTTCATGAACCAAAGGTTGGAGATTCCCAGTGAAACAGATCCTTACTGGACATCACTTATACTGAGTTGTTGGGAAAC CGACCCACAAAGCCGTCCGTCGTTCCAAGAACTTCTGGAGAAGCTCAGGGAACTGCAAAGGAAGTATGCCGTCCAGAATCAGGCGCAGCGAAATGCATCTGCTGCTGCGAAGAACAGCATCATCGAGGAATGA